One window from the genome of Flexibacter flexilis DSM 6793 encodes:
- a CDS encoding sensor histidine kinase: MKVYKTLSNIKYLKDSYTLKVLSITFVGIHVPLIGIIVYTSFGTHTLSTWSIILLTLLFTLVATGIALLILKKLLLPVHLANKALADYIANRTIPNLPTEYTDEIGVLMKNIQHTTLKIENLLTEKKDFIYLLTHDLRNYIAGAQSMAQLIIAEKPKEPILEYAQHIKTVTLQQQKFINLIITQMKLGNGLDAPMLPTELIGISSVIEEACNNLKINIEKKNIKITVTQEDKLLVVVFEKDLLAHILVNLLQNAIKFSQPDTEINIVAKAANNHIYISVIDKGIGFDEALSKQLFGQFKASRVGTAGEPSLGMGLYLCKNIVERNGGTITAQSAGKDKGSTFTIVLPQTELPK; the protein is encoded by the coding sequence ATGAAAGTTTACAAAACACTCTCCAATATTAAGTATTTAAAAGATAGTTATACACTTAAAGTATTGTCTATCACATTTGTAGGGATTCATGTTCCGCTAATCGGCATCATCGTATATACGTCTTTCGGAACGCATACGCTCTCCACGTGGTCTATTATTTTACTCACGTTGCTTTTTACGCTTGTGGCAACGGGCATTGCTTTGCTTATTCTCAAAAAATTGTTGCTGCCTGTCCATTTGGCCAATAAAGCCTTAGCCGACTATATCGCAAACCGAACGATACCGAATTTGCCAACAGAATATACGGACGAAATCGGTGTTTTAATGAAAAACATTCAGCACACTACCTTAAAAATAGAAAACCTACTTACAGAAAAGAAAGACTTTATTTATTTGCTTACCCACGATTTACGTAACTACATAGCAGGCGCACAATCTATGGCGCAACTCATTATTGCCGAAAAACCCAAAGAACCGATTTTGGAATATGCACAACACATCAAAACTGTAACATTGCAACAGCAAAAATTCATTAACCTCATTATCACGCAAATGAAATTGGGAAATGGATTGGATGCGCCCATGCTTCCTACTGAGCTTATCGGTATCAGTTCCGTTATCGAAGAGGCTTGCAATAACCTCAAAATCAATATCGAGAAGAAAAATATTAAAATAACCGTAACGCAAGAAGACAAACTGCTGGTGGTTGTGTTTGAAAAAGATTTGTTGGCGCATATTTTGGTTAATTTGCTGCAAAACGCCATCAAATTTTCGCAACCAGATACTGAAATAAATATTGTGGCCAAAGCCGCCAATAACCATATTTATATCTCGGTCATAGACAAAGGCATCGGGTTTGATGAGGCTCTAAGCAAGCAATTATTCGGGCAATTCAAGGCCTCGCGCGTGGGTACGGCAGGCGAACCATCGTTGGGAATGGGTTTGTATTTGTGTAAAAATATAGTGGAAAGAAACGGCGGAACGATTACGGCACAAAGCGCAGGCAAAGACAAAGGCTCAACCTTTACCATTGTATTGCCACAAACCGAACTTCCAAAATGA
- the fabF gene encoding beta-ketoacyl-ACP synthase II yields MNLKRVVVTGLGALTPLGNTVPDFWNGLINGVSGAAPITRFDASKFKTKFACELKNFDPTDYLDKKEARKIDPFTQYALVAADQAVADSGLLTDKVNPDRIGVIWGSGIGGLQTFQEEVVNYAKGDGTPRFNPFFIPKMIVDIAAGHISIKYGFRGPNFVTVSACASATNALVDAFNYIRLGKADAILSGGSEAAVTEAGIGGFNAMKALSERNDSPSTASRPFDKDRDGFVLGEGAGAIVLEEYEHAKARGAKIYAEMIGGGMSADAHHITAPHPEGLGALNVMRNALADAQISPSEVDYINVHGTSTPLGDVSEVKAIQSVFGEQAYKLNISSTKSMTGHLLGAAGAIEGIASILALKNQIVPPTINHFTDDEGFDAALNFTFNKAQQRTINVALSNTFGFGGHNCSIIFRKFEE; encoded by the coding sequence ATGAATTTAAAACGAGTTGTAGTAACAGGACTTGGCGCACTTACTCCGTTGGGCAATACCGTTCCTGATTTTTGGAACGGTTTGATAAACGGAGTGAGTGGAGCTGCGCCCATTACAAGGTTTGATGCCAGCAAGTTCAAAACTAAATTTGCTTGTGAGCTAAAAAACTTTGATCCTACCGACTATTTAGACAAAAAAGAGGCGCGTAAGATAGACCCTTTCACCCAATACGCATTGGTCGCAGCTGACCAAGCCGTAGCGGATTCGGGTTTGCTTACCGATAAAGTGAATCCAGACCGCATTGGCGTTATCTGGGGTTCGGGTATTGGTGGACTTCAAACTTTTCAGGAAGAAGTTGTCAACTATGCCAAAGGAGATGGTACGCCACGCTTCAACCCGTTCTTTATTCCTAAAATGATTGTTGATATAGCCGCAGGACATATTTCTATTAAGTATGGTTTCCGTGGTCCTAACTTTGTTACGGTATCGGCGTGTGCTTCAGCGACTAACGCTTTGGTAGATGCCTTTAACTATATCCGCTTAGGCAAAGCCGACGCTATTTTGTCGGGTGGTTCGGAAGCGGCTGTAACAGAAGCTGGTATTGGCGGGTTCAATGCAATGAAAGCCCTTTCAGAACGCAACGACTCCCCTTCCACTGCCTCTCGTCCGTTCGACAAAGACCGTGATGGTTTCGTGTTAGGCGAGGGTGCTGGAGCTATCGTATTGGAAGAATACGAACACGCAAAAGCGCGTGGCGCGAAAATTTATGCCGAAATGATTGGTGGAGGTATGTCGGCTGATGCTCACCACATCACCGCCCCACATCCCGAAGGTTTGGGTGCACTCAACGTAATGAGAAATGCCTTAGCTGATGCACAAATTAGCCCAAGCGAAGTAGATTACATCAATGTACACGGTACATCTACCCCGCTCGGCGACGTTAGCGAAGTGAAAGCGATTCAAAGCGTTTTTGGCGAGCAAGCCTATAAACTCAATATCAGTTCTACCAAATCCATGACTGGCCACTTACTTGGTGCTGCTGGTGCTATTGAAGGTATCGCGTCGATTTTGGCTCTTAAAAACCAAATTGTACCACCTACCATCAATCACTTCACCGACGATGAAGGCTTTGATGCTGCCCTAAACTTTACGTTTAACAAAGCACAACAACGTACTATCAATGTAGCGTTGAGCAACACATTCGGATTCGGTGGGCATAATTGTTCTATCATTTTCCGCAAATTTGAAGAATAG
- a CDS encoding acyl carrier protein, with product MSEIAQKVKSIIIEKLGVEESEVVETASFTNDLGADSLDTVELIMEFEKEFNVSIPDDQAENIATVGQAIAYLEANAK from the coding sequence ATGTCGGAAATTGCACAAAAAGTTAAAAGTATCATCATCGAAAAATTGGGTGTTGAAGAGTCAGAAGTAGTAGAAACAGCAAGTTTCACTAACGATCTTGGCGCAGACTCTCTTGATACTGTAGAGCTTATCATGGAATTCGAAAAAGAATTTAACGTTTCTATTCCTGATGACCAAGCTGAAAACATTGCTACTGTAGGTCAAGCTATTGCCTACTTGGAAGCAAACGCAAAATAA
- a CDS encoding T9SS-dependent choice-of-anchor J family protein — protein MTNNFKKSWVAAALVVGTSFGSLQAQVLRKVSANKGEAKATQGREMQINRSGAVSTLKGKGKVVKATSLVNSIAGSAVKKTNDFKKFNYSGNANANAQTMAATCIDMATSSYANGFETVADTIGLRIVDANADNTKWIFASSATLAHSGTGFMIYQYSTTSAANDWFTVRCVSLQAGQSYKLSFYYRVGEAAYPENLKVAVGTSATPAAMTTTLLNLPGITNETYQQAEATFTPTTAGNYYFGFQAYSAADMYRLIVDDISITKVASNDLAVTNIKYPDSQCGMGAGDVTVFVKNNGSAAVTTADLSLAINTATQVGTISNLAAGATDSVTFSVDFSIPGDYVMQATAILAGDADASNDTSATVGVSHLEPVNLSTGAYTNSFETDEDYLGMTRLDENNDGVSWYASTLLPHTGSTCLAYLYNDNGTTAANDWLVTKCLNFEAGKSYKLSFWYRNSDSTYAPEKMLVAYGNAPTAAALTNVLVDLPNIINHKAYQQAEVTFTPTVSGTYYIGFKAYTDANKWRLYLDDVELKELSGSDVGAVALVAPKSCSGSGQVVAVAVKNYGLDATNIPVTVEFTGATTTSISDVLPSLAAGATDTLYFSTTVDLTTEGTVFVKAYTVVAGDTDPSNDAKYDTLNVVFPTAIPYSENYNAITAGELPTGWTSGDEEFYTEAGRGVGNTNVLYLNLYSNASSATTHGELYSPAFSGFTGTQYISFFYKLINYSGGAPYSLAAGDSLQIEYSTDCGATFTRLTSINASTFTSSAAYKVMRFPLAALGTVDNVKFRFVGTYGGNGDYIHLIDNLEIGDVPNNDLAVINLTSNAKYTITPKAHVPAAGFTFNSTVLNSGMNATTNVVSKIKVTPGTYADSTSFATLASTASSAFTPAAAFTPTESGEYVVTASAYASEAETNTSNNSITLPLAISDSTMAKDHNAAVGGLGIGSGTADGIFQKYELKYGAGLQDTLTSVTFWIGDIQTPTTVKAMVYRATSTGGLNANTAALDSTAALTIPVEEANQFHTISFKKANGLGTILTATTANNSRYFVGLREKANNMRLGFEVPTSYTVNDVLIRLNGAWTDPSSPNLLGAGVTFYIRPNFGKYTPVVGVAKVNNSLNVAAYPNPTTGLLNLAFDRNEIQPTAVKVVNVLGATVAEITNASELAGEKVTLNLAGQSAGTYFVHIATQDNVVIRKVVLNR, from the coding sequence ATGACGAACAATTTCAAAAAGTCATGGGTAGCAGCGGCACTAGTAGTAGGCACGAGTTTCGGCTCGTTGCAAGCGCAAGTGTTACGCAAAGTTTCAGCCAACAAAGGAGAAGCAAAAGCAACCCAAGGACGCGAAATGCAAATTAATCGCAGTGGTGCAGTCAGTACGTTGAAAGGAAAAGGCAAAGTTGTGAAGGCAACTAGCTTAGTAAATAGTATTGCAGGCTCTGCCGTAAAGAAAACCAATGACTTTAAAAAGTTCAATTATAGTGGTAATGCTAATGCTAATGCTCAAACAATGGCAGCCACTTGTATTGATATGGCAACAAGTAGCTATGCTAATGGCTTTGAAACAGTAGCTGATACCATTGGTTTGCGTATTGTTGATGCGAATGCCGACAATACCAAATGGATCTTTGCTTCTTCTGCTACATTGGCACACTCAGGTACAGGATTTATGATTTATCAATATAGCACTACCTCCGCTGCCAATGACTGGTTTACGGTACGTTGTGTTTCATTGCAAGCAGGCCAATCTTATAAACTTTCATTTTATTACAGAGTAGGCGAAGCTGCTTATCCAGAAAATTTAAAAGTGGCAGTAGGTACGTCAGCAACCCCAGCTGCGATGACCACTACGCTTCTTAATTTACCAGGTATTACCAATGAAACCTATCAGCAGGCTGAAGCAACCTTCACCCCAACAACTGCGGGCAACTATTATTTTGGTTTTCAAGCTTATAGTGCAGCAGATATGTATAGACTCATTGTAGATGATATTAGTATAACTAAAGTTGCTAGCAATGACCTTGCTGTTACGAATATCAAATACCCTGATTCTCAATGCGGTATGGGTGCTGGTGACGTTACAGTATTTGTAAAAAACAATGGTTCTGCTGCAGTAACTACAGCTGATTTGTCGTTGGCTATAAATACGGCGACGCAAGTGGGTACAATAAGTAACTTGGCTGCAGGAGCTACTGATTCTGTAACATTTAGTGTAGATTTCTCAATACCTGGTGATTATGTAATGCAAGCAACAGCTATTTTAGCGGGTGATGCAGATGCTTCTAACGATACTTCTGCTACGGTAGGCGTATCTCACTTAGAGCCTGTTAATCTTTCTACGGGAGCATATACTAACAGTTTTGAGACAGATGAGGATTACTTAGGCATGACTCGTCTGGATGAAAATAACGATGGTGTGTCTTGGTACGCCTCTACTCTGCTTCCACACACTGGCAGCACTTGTCTAGCTTACCTGTACAATGACAACGGTACTACTGCTGCAAACGACTGGCTTGTAACAAAATGTTTGAATTTTGAAGCTGGTAAATCATATAAACTTTCATTCTGGTATCGTAATTCTGATTCTACTTATGCTCCAGAAAAAATGTTGGTAGCTTACGGTAATGCACCGACAGCTGCCGCCTTGACAAATGTATTGGTTGATTTACCTAATATCATCAATCATAAGGCTTATCAGCAAGCAGAAGTTACATTCACTCCAACAGTATCTGGCACTTATTACATTGGCTTTAAAGCTTATACGGATGCCAATAAATGGAGACTTTACTTGGATGATGTAGAATTGAAAGAACTTTCTGGTTCTGACGTTGGTGCAGTAGCATTAGTTGCTCCAAAAAGTTGCTCTGGCTCAGGACAAGTAGTAGCAGTAGCGGTGAAAAATTATGGCTTAGATGCTACAAACATTCCTGTAACAGTAGAATTTACGGGTGCGACAACAACTTCAATCTCTGACGTATTGCCTTCATTGGCTGCTGGTGCAACAGATACGCTTTACTTCTCTACTACTGTAGATTTGACAACAGAAGGTACTGTTTTTGTAAAAGCATACACTGTAGTTGCAGGTGATACAGACCCAAGCAATGATGCCAAGTATGATACATTAAATGTTGTTTTCCCTACTGCGATTCCTTATTCTGAAAACTATAATGCGATCACTGCTGGTGAATTGCCTACTGGTTGGACATCAGGAGACGAAGAGTTTTATACAGAGGCTGGTCGTGGTGTAGGTAATACGAACGTATTGTACTTGAACTTATATTCTAACGCAAGTTCGGCAACAACACATGGCGAGCTATATTCCCCTGCTTTCTCTGGTTTCACAGGTACTCAATATATTAGCTTCTTCTATAAGTTGATTAACTACAGTGGTGGTGCTCCTTATTCCTTAGCCGCAGGAGATAGCCTTCAAATTGAATACTCTACTGACTGTGGTGCTACTTTCACACGTTTGACAAGTATCAATGCCTCGACCTTCACTTCAAGTGCTGCTTATAAAGTAATGCGATTCCCATTGGCTGCTCTTGGCACTGTGGATAACGTGAAGTTCCGTTTTGTTGGTACATACGGCGGTAACGGTGATTACATTCACTTGATTGATAACCTTGAAATCGGTGATGTGCCAAACAATGACCTTGCTGTAATCAACTTAACAAGCAATGCGAAATATACTATCACGCCAAAAGCACATGTTCCTGCAGCTGGTTTCACATTCAATAGCACTGTATTGAACAGTGGTATGAACGCAACAACTAACGTGGTATCAAAAATCAAGGTAACACCTGGTACTTATGCAGACAGTACGTCTTTTGCTACATTGGCAAGCACAGCTTCTTCGGCATTTACTCCTGCAGCAGCATTTACCCCAACAGAATCTGGTGAATATGTAGTAACCGCAAGTGCTTACGCTTCAGAAGCAGAAACCAATACAAGCAACAACAGTATTACATTGCCTTTGGCTATTAGTGACTCTACTATGGCAAAAGATCATAATGCAGCTGTTGGTGGTTTGGGTATCGGATCTGGTACTGCTGATGGTATTTTCCAAAAATACGAATTGAAATACGGTGCTGGCCTACAAGATACGCTTACTTCTGTAACGTTCTGGATTGGAGATATTCAAACTCCAACTACTGTAAAAGCGATGGTTTATAGAGCGACTAGTACAGGTGGTCTTAACGCGAACACTGCTGCACTTGATAGTACTGCGGCTCTTACCATTCCTGTGGAAGAAGCAAATCAATTCCATACCATTAGTTTCAAAAAAGCAAATGGCTTAGGTACTATCCTTACTGCTACAACAGCAAATAACTCAAGATACTTTGTTGGTTTGCGTGAAAAAGCTAACAATATGCGCTTAGGTTTCGAAGTCCCTACAAGTTATACTGTTAACGATGTGCTAATTCGTTTAAATGGAGCTTGGACTGATCCTTCTAGCCCTAACTTGCTTGGTGCAGGTGTTACTTTCTACATCCGCCCTAACTTCGGTAAATACACTCCTGTGGTTGGTGTAGCTAAAGTAAATAACAGCCTTAATGTTGCGGCTTATCCAAACCCAACTACAGGTCTTCTTAACTTAGCATTCGACCGCAACGAAATCCAACCAACTGCCGTTAAAGTAGTAAACGTGTTGGGTGCAACTGTGGCCGAAATCACTAACGCTTCTGAGTTAGCTGGCGAAAAAGTAACGCTTAACCTTGCTGGACAATCGGCAGGTACTTACTTCGTACACATCGCTACACAAGACAATGTGGTTATCCGCAAAGTTGTTCTTAATCGCTAG
- a CDS encoding GNAT family N-acetyltransferase, whose protein sequence is MFNLRTKRLNIREFLESDTKFVINLLNSPTWIKNIGQRNIQNEAQAQVYIQMLRRNYQEQGYGFYLVERHEDQVPVGMCGLIKRETLPHTDIGFAFLPEHEGCGYGTESARTMLAYAQQSLGLETIAAITLPDNTQCIRLLEKIGFAFQQQIIHNNEQLLLFITH, encoded by the coding sequence ATGTTTAATCTAAGAACAAAACGGCTAAATATTCGTGAATTTCTTGAGTCCGATACCAAATTTGTAATCAATCTGTTGAATAGCCCTACATGGATAAAAAATATAGGCCAAAGAAATATTCAAAATGAAGCCCAAGCCCAAGTCTATATCCAAATGTTGCGGCGCAACTATCAGGAGCAGGGTTATGGATTTTACTTGGTAGAACGCCATGAAGATCAAGTACCTGTGGGAATGTGTGGCCTGATTAAGCGCGAAACATTGCCCCATACGGATATTGGTTTTGCTTTTCTTCCCGAACACGAAGGCTGCGGATATGGTACGGAATCAGCCCGTACAATGCTCGCCTATGCTCAACAGAGCTTAGGATTAGAAACTATTGCAGCCATTACACTCCCCGACAACACGCAATGTATCAGGCTTTTAGAAAAAATTGGATTTGCATTTCAACAACAAATTATTCATAATAATGAACAATTATTGCTTTTTATTACACACTAA
- a CDS encoding Ppx/GppA phosphatase family protein, whose amino-acid sequence MNKRFAFIDMGTNTFHLLIVELYERAHKPSFKILYKEKVGVKIGAEGGINAGYISEAAIQRALQTLQHFAQIIAQWQVSEENVMALGTSAVRNAKNQAVFIEKIKQETGILVTVISGDTEAAMIYEGVRLAVPLDQQPSLLIDIGGGSVEFILGNEKEMFWRRSFEIGGQRLMDLFMTSDPISAENVADLRAYLSKILEPLSQAVAIYKPTQLVGVSGSFDTLAEIYQHRQQDILESYDVENEPFYELPKVFVLNILQEIIKLNHSERLAMRGMIPLRADMIVVAAVLINYILQTTDYQKIIVSTYSLKEGLLSKYLS is encoded by the coding sequence ATGAACAAACGTTTTGCCTTTATAGATATGGGAACAAATACGTTCCATTTGCTAATCGTGGAGTTGTACGAGCGTGCGCACAAACCGTCATTCAAAATTTTATACAAAGAAAAAGTTGGGGTAAAAATCGGGGCAGAAGGCGGCATCAATGCGGGTTACATCAGCGAAGCGGCCATACAACGCGCCTTGCAAACGCTTCAACATTTTGCCCAAATTATAGCTCAGTGGCAGGTTTCGGAGGAAAACGTCATGGCGTTGGGAACAAGTGCCGTTAGGAATGCCAAAAATCAAGCGGTTTTTATTGAAAAAATAAAACAAGAAACGGGCATTTTGGTAACGGTAATTTCGGGCGATACGGAAGCGGCCATGATTTACGAAGGCGTGCGGTTGGCTGTGCCTCTTGACCAGCAACCGAGTTTGCTCATTGACATTGGCGGCGGAAGTGTTGAGTTTATTTTGGGAAATGAAAAAGAAATGTTTTGGCGACGTAGTTTTGAGATTGGCGGCCAACGCCTCATGGATTTGTTTATGACTTCCGACCCGATTAGTGCGGAAAATGTAGCTGATTTGCGGGCTTATTTATCCAAGATTTTAGAGCCGCTCTCGCAAGCGGTAGCCATTTATAAACCTACGCAGCTGGTTGGGGTTTCGGGGTCTTTTGACACGCTGGCCGAAATCTATCAGCATAGGCAACAGGATATATTGGAAAGCTACGATGTTGAAAACGAACCATTTTATGAGCTTCCCAAAGTATTTGTGCTAAATATTTTACAAGAAATAATCAAACTAAATCACTCGGAACGGTTGGCGATGCGTGGTATGATACCGCTTCGCGCCGATATGATAGTAGTGGCGGCTGTTTTAATAAACTATATTTTGCAAACAACAGATTATCAAAAAATTATAGTTTCGACTTATTCGCTGAAGGAAGGTTTGCTGAGCAAGTATTTGTCGTAA
- the dnaK gene encoding molecular chaperone DnaK → MGKIIGIDLGTTNSCVAVMEGNEPVVIPNSEGRRTTPSIVAFLDNGNGERKVGDSAKRQAITNPTNTIQSIKRFMGRRYSEVANEAQHVAYKVEQGANDTPRVRIGDRHYTPQELSAMVLQKMKSTAEDYLGTTVTEAVITVPAYFNDAQRQATKEAGQIAGLDVKRIINEPTAAALAYGLDKKDSDMKIAVFDLGGGTFDISILELGDGVFEVKSTDGDTHLGGDDFDQKIINWLAEEFKTEQGGSMDLRKDPMALQRLKEAAEKAKIELSSSSETEINLPYITVVDNVPRHLVRKLTRAKFEQLCDDLIQRSLEPCRRAVKNSGLNVSQIDEVILVGGSTRIPRIQEEVEKFFGKKPSKGVNPDEVVAIGAAIQGGVLTGEVKDVLLLDVTPLSLGIETMGGVMTRLIESNTTIPTKKSQVFSTAADSQPSVEIHVLQGERPMANQNRTIGRFHLDGIPAAPRGVPQIEVTFDIDANGILNVSAKDKGTNKEQKIRIEASSGLSDAEIERMRNEAKANEATDRAEKEKVEKLNAADSMIFTTEKQLKEYGDKLSAGNKSAIENAVATLKTAHQAQDVAGIDTALEALNAAWQAASQEMYNAGGADAGAGAQAGGAQQNADSDVTDVNYEEVK, encoded by the coding sequence ATGGGAAAAATTATAGGCATTGACCTCGGAACCACTAACTCTTGTGTGGCTGTAATGGAAGGCAACGAACCAGTTGTAATACCTAACAGCGAAGGTCGCAGAACTACTCCTTCGATTGTTGCTTTTTTAGACAACGGAAATGGCGAACGTAAGGTAGGTGATTCCGCTAAACGTCAGGCTATTACCAACCCTACGAACACTATCCAGTCTATTAAACGTTTTATGGGGCGTCGTTATTCGGAAGTAGCTAACGAGGCACAACACGTAGCTTACAAAGTAGAACAAGGTGCTAATGACACGCCTCGCGTGCGCATCGGCGACCGCCACTACACACCACAAGAACTTTCGGCAATGGTACTTCAAAAAATGAAATCAACTGCCGAAGATTATTTGGGAACTACTGTAACAGAAGCTGTTATCACAGTGCCTGCGTATTTTAACGACGCACAACGCCAAGCCACCAAAGAAGCGGGTCAAATCGCAGGCTTGGACGTGAAACGTATCATTAACGAACCTACCGCAGCCGCTTTGGCTTACGGCCTTGACAAGAAAGACAGCGACATGAAAATCGCGGTATTCGATTTGGGCGGTGGTACTTTCGATATTTCTATCCTTGAACTCGGCGACGGTGTATTTGAAGTAAAATCTACTGACGGCGATACGCACTTGGGCGGCGATGACTTCGACCAAAAAATCATTAACTGGTTGGCCGAAGAATTTAAAACAGAGCAAGGCGGCTCAATGGATTTGCGCAAAGACCCAATGGCTTTGCAACGCTTGAAAGAAGCAGCCGAAAAAGCGAAGATCGAACTTTCAAGTTCTTCTGAAACAGAAATTAACTTGCCATACATCACGGTAGTGGACAACGTGCCACGCCACTTGGTTCGCAAACTGACTCGCGCCAAATTCGAGCAATTGTGCGACGATTTGATTCAACGCAGCCTTGAGCCTTGCCGCCGCGCGGTGAAAAACTCAGGTTTGAACGTTTCGCAAATTGACGAAGTAATCTTGGTGGGTGGTTCTACACGTATTCCGCGCATTCAGGAAGAAGTAGAAAAATTCTTTGGTAAAAAACCTTCTAAAGGCGTAAATCCTGACGAAGTAGTTGCCATCGGTGCAGCCATTCAAGGCGGTGTATTGACAGGTGAAGTGAAAGACGTGTTGCTTTTGGACGTAACGCCGCTTTCCTTGGGTATCGAAACAATGGGTGGTGTAATGACGCGCCTCATCGAATCGAACACGACTATTCCGACCAAAAAATCGCAAGTGTTCTCGACGGCAGCCGACAGCCAACCGTCCGTAGAAATCCACGTGTTGCAAGGCGAACGCCCAATGGCTAACCAAAACCGTACGATCGGACGTTTCCACTTGGACGGCATTCCTGCTGCGCCACGCGGTGTGCCTCAAATCGAAGTAACTTTTGACATCGACGCGAACGGTATCCTGAACGTTTCGGCCAAAGACAAAGGCACGAACAAAGAGCAAAAAATCCGTATTGAAGCGTCAAGCGGTTTGAGCGATGCCGAAATTGAACGTATGCGCAACGAAGCGAAAGCAAACGAAGCGACAGACCGTGCCGAAAAAGAAAAAGTTGAGAAGTTAAATGCTGCTGATTCAATGATTTTCACGACAGAAAAACAATTGAAAGAATACGGCGATAAACTTTCGGCTGGCAACAAATCGGCTATCGAAAACGCAGTAGCTACGCTTAAAACAGCACATCAGGCGCAAGACGTGGCAGGTATTGACACGGCTTTGGAAGCCCTTAACGCTGCTTGGCAAGCTGCTTCCCAAGAAATGTACAATGCGGGTGGTGCTGACGCAGGTGCAGGTGCACAAGCGGGCGGTGCACAGCAAAACGCCGATTCGGACGTTACGGACGTAAACTACGAAGAAGTAAAATAA
- the rnc gene encoding ribonuclease III: MPSVLKKIASLFRFYNEKDKRLAIAILQITGRRPLNLKLYKLAIRHASAAEVSGSGKNGNERLEYLGDAILGAIVAEYLFKKFPYKDEGFLTEIRSRIVNRESLNDLARKIGIGELIEFDAKRRVHYSHKSMYGDAMEAFVGAYYLDRGFYECKSFVLNRLIANHFDLEQIVQSELNHKSRLIEWAQRENKQVRFEVIAEQGSNHHKEFIIQILIDGEPAMTGNGFSKKKAEQAAAAKLLEQIRTAAAAAAQQQNNNLAENK, from the coding sequence GTGCCTTCAGTTCTTAAAAAAATAGCAAGCCTTTTTCGCTTTTATAATGAAAAAGATAAAAGGCTTGCTATTGCCATTTTACAGATTACGGGTCGCAGACCCCTGAATCTCAAGCTATACAAATTGGCCATTCGGCACGCCTCCGCCGCTGAGGTTTCGGGTTCGGGCAAAAATGGCAACGAACGACTCGAATACTTGGGCGACGCTATTTTGGGTGCTATCGTGGCCGAATACCTCTTCAAAAAATTTCCTTACAAAGACGAAGGTTTCCTTACGGAAATTCGCTCCAGAATCGTAAATCGGGAGTCGCTCAACGACTTAGCCCGCAAAATCGGTATAGGCGAACTCATCGAATTTGATGCCAAACGCCGCGTACATTACTCGCATAAGTCTATGTATGGCGATGCCATGGAAGCATTTGTAGGAGCATATTATTTGGATAGAGGTTTTTATGAATGTAAATCATTTGTGCTCAATAGGTTGATAGCCAATCATTTTGACTTAGAACAAATCGTTCAGTCAGAACTTAACCACAAGAGCCGACTTATCGAATGGGCGCAACGCGAAAACAAACAAGTGCGCTTTGAGGTCATAGCCGAACAAGGAAGCAATCATCACAAAGAATTTATTATACAGATTTTGATAGACGGCGAGCCAGCCATGACAGGCAACGGTTTTAGCAAGAAAAAAGCCGAACAAGCCGCAGCCGCCAAGCTATTGGAACAAATCCGAACAGCGGCAGCAGCAGCTGCGCAACAACAAAACAACAATTTGGCTGAGAATAAATAG